Proteins encoded together in one Flavobacteriales bacterium window:
- a CDS encoding NifU family protein has protein sequence MPRREHSQLEQRVQEALRDLRPFLEADGGDITLEEITPEGIVRVRLHGACRGCAMSPMTMKAGVEEAIKRVAPSIKAVEAVNMGEVV, from the coding sequence ATGCCCCGTCGCGAACACAGCCAGCTCGAACAGCGCGTTCAGGAGGCCCTGCGCGACCTGCGCCCCTTTCTGGAGGCCGACGGCGGCGACATCACTCTGGAGGAGATCACACCGGAGGGGATCGTCCGCGTGCGCCTGCACGGGGCCTGCCGCGGCTGCGCCATGAGCCCGATGACCATGAAGGCCGGAGTGGAGGAGGCCATCAAACGCGTCGCCCCCTCCATCAAGGCCGTCGAGGCCGTGAACATGGGCGAGGTGGTCTGA